In Methanosarcina siciliae T4/M, one genomic interval encodes:
- a CDS encoding sensor histidine kinase, with protein MIAIIGLPYLIIPGNYLLSRTLVELFSVYVAYVIFLIGWKSRAYLENRYLIPIVILIGVAFFLIGSVDFLHALTFRVMGFSEVPEINLPDQFRILARYLESLSFLVALLFLIRNREPENKEVERRSGNCRVLKQREEGFRQKAIFLGDKYGHICRMIGVNRNLKPNNKRFGDDEHQENSQSFLQHFPGIGFQLDGNFFLVSIQGTVEEMTGYRKEDLLSEKVSLMELIVPEDQHLIIENQQKLKSNPKFVAENEFRIRKKNGELIWAREITQRIRGKSEGSGKFQGLVYDITERKMAEEALKKIDRVRIKEVHHRIKNNLQVISSLLSLQAEKFEDREVIEAFRESQNRVASIAMIHEELHGGKNLDSLDFADYLQKLTADLFNSYRVGKDGVSLKLDLEKVYLGTDIAIPLGIIVNEMVSNSLKHAFSDKKEGEICINLRSNEEPHSRDELSGSNSEHPGNNCFHYTLTVADNGRGISEEVDFRNADSLGLQLITILVEQIGGCIELSRDYGTEFAIKFGNSGKCS; from the coding sequence TTGATCGCGATAATAGGCCTGCCCTACTTAATTATCCCTGGAAACTACCTTCTTTCCCGTACTCTGGTAGAACTGTTCAGCGTCTATGTTGCATACGTAATATTTTTGATAGGGTGGAAATCAAGAGCTTACCTGGAAAACAGATATCTTATACCTATAGTTATACTCATAGGAGTTGCTTTTTTTTTAATCGGCAGCGTTGACTTTTTGCATGCCCTCACATTCAGGGTAATGGGGTTCTCCGAGGTTCCTGAAATTAACCTGCCTGATCAGTTCCGGATACTTGCAAGATACCTGGAAAGCCTTTCTTTTCTGGTTGCCCTACTGTTCTTAATACGTAACAGAGAACCCGAAAATAAAGAAGTTGAAAGGAGGTCTGGAAATTGCAGGGTACTCAAGCAAAGGGAAGAAGGCTTCAGGCAAAAAGCAATTTTTTTGGGGGATAAGTACGGCCATATATGCAGAATGATAGGAGTAAACAGGAATCTTAAGCCGAATAACAAAAGATTTGGGGATGATGAACATCAGGAAAATTCCCAGTCTTTTTTACAACACTTCCCGGGGATAGGGTTCCAGCTTGACGGAAACTTTTTCTTGGTATCCATACAGGGGACTGTCGAAGAAATGACAGGTTACAGGAAGGAGGATCTCCTTTCCGAAAAAGTTAGTTTGATGGAACTAATTGTACCTGAAGATCAGCATTTGATTATTGAAAACCAGCAGAAGTTGAAATCAAATCCTAAATTTGTAGCTGAGAATGAGTTTAGAATCCGCAAAAAAAATGGAGAACTAATATGGGCCCGGGAGATTACCCAGAGGATTCGGGGCAAGTCTGAAGGCTCAGGTAAATTCCAGGGGTTGGTCTATGACATCACTGAGCGTAAAATGGCTGAAGAAGCCCTCAAAAAAATAGACCGCGTTCGGATAAAAGAGGTCCACCACAGGATAAAGAATAATCTCCAGGTAATCTCTTCTCTGCTAAGTCTGCAGGCGGAAAAGTTCGAAGACAGGGAAGTGATTGAAGCGTTCAGGGAAAGCCAGAACCGGGTTGCATCCATAGCCATGATCCATGAAGAGCTTCATGGAGGAAAAAATCTGGATTCCCTTGATTTCGCGGACTACCTGCAGAAGCTGACTGCAGACCTTTTCAATTCATATCGTGTGGGCAAGGATGGGGTAAGCCTTAAACTTGACCTTGAAAAGGTTTATCTTGGCACGGATATTGCAATTCCTCTCGGGATTATTGTCAATGAGATGGTTTCAAATTCCCTGAAGCATGCTTTCTCAGATAAAAAAGAAGGAGAAATATGCATAAACCTGCGGAGTAACGAAGAGCCTCACTCCAGGGATGAACTTTCCGGTTCTAATTCGGAACATCCGGGGAATAATTGTTTCCATTATACTTTGACTGTTGCCGATAACGGAAGAGGAATCTCTGAAGAAGTAGACTTCCGAAATGCTGACTCTCTTGGGCTCCAGCTCATAACCATTCTTGTTGAGCAGATAGGCGGTTGTATAGAGCTTAGCAGAGACTACGGGACGGAGTTCGCCATCAAGTTCGGCAATTCCGGAAAATGCTCATGA
- a CDS encoding helix-turn-helix transcriptional regulator, giving the protein MKLQLVNLLLFSDKRKNFLLLLAEGPRDIDGILDLLQVSRISLLPHIKKLKEEGLIVQNGEVYSLSIIGDILVKKARSLLDVASTFEENDFFWSNRKLDSIPFHLLKRMGDLKGSQLLEPELTHGLDLFPELINHFIVSSKVMLLFSYFNPHIPSFSLELAKRDIQVQLIFSRDSFDRFSGDFRNTGEKILAKKNASLFVYAGDPLEIPALIAISESALLLGFFNKNGRFEGQHLLNFEPRALSWGKELFEYYMERSEKVCSMDCSDRSSDGRKAFNDL; this is encoded by the coding sequence ATGAAACTGCAACTTGTTAACCTCCTTTTATTTTCCGATAAAAGGAAGAATTTTCTATTACTGCTGGCAGAAGGACCCAGAGATATTGATGGAATTCTTGATCTGCTGCAGGTATCGAGGATTTCCCTGCTCCCTCATATCAAAAAATTAAAAGAAGAAGGGTTAATCGTTCAGAATGGGGAAGTGTATAGCCTCTCAATCATAGGTGACATACTGGTTAAAAAAGCAAGATCTTTACTGGATGTGGCCAGTACGTTTGAGGAAAACGATTTTTTCTGGAGCAACAGGAAACTGGATTCCATTCCTTTTCATCTGTTAAAACGGATGGGAGACCTTAAAGGGAGCCAGCTCCTCGAACCCGAGCTCACTCACGGACTTGATTTGTTTCCTGAGCTGATCAATCATTTTATTGTCTCTTCAAAGGTTATGCTCCTTTTTTCTTATTTTAACCCTCATATTCCCTCTTTTTCCCTGGAACTCGCAAAAAGAGATATTCAGGTGCAGCTCATCTTTAGCAGGGATTCATTTGATAGGTTTTCGGGAGATTTTCGGAATACGGGGGAGAAAATCCTGGCGAAAAAAAATGCCTCTCTTTTTGTGTATGCCGGAGATCCACTTGAAATCCCCGCATTGATTGCGATTTCGGAAAGTGCTTTATTGCTCGGGTTCTTCAATAAGAATGGGAGGTTTGAAGGACAACACCTTCTCAATTTCGAACCCCGTGCTCTGAGCTGGGGAAAAGAACTCTTCGAATACTACATGGAGAGGTCAGAGAAAGTCTGTTCAATGGATTGTTCAGATCGCAGCTCTGATGGCCGGAAAGCTTTCAATGACCTGTAA
- a CDS encoding transcriptional regulator, with translation MLYTYSDTEYAPEKCSLCNGAGYTDGKICEACGGQGNVLVAQPAIICPLCGGSGNLDTGTCKACGGSGWALFR, from the coding sequence ATGCTTTACACTTATAGCGATACAGAGTATGCTCCGGAAAAGTGCTCTCTTTGCAACGGGGCCGGGTATACCGATGGTAAAATCTGCGAAGCCTGCGGAGGACAGGGGAACGTGCTCGTTGCCCAGCCTGCAATAATATGTCCTCTCTGCGGCGGGTCCGGAAACCTGGATACAGGAACCTGCAAGGCATGCGGAGGAAGCGGTTGGGCTCTTTTCAGATAA
- a CDS encoding PRC-barrel domain-containing protein, translating to MESRDNPQFLSAHTIKKDNVVNRAGEDLGKIEELMIDLQDGSIAYAVLSFGGFLGMGNKLFALPWKTLSLKVHEHAFVLNVDKEVLEQAEGFDKDKWPLTDREWLSKTYAYYGYEPYWHPGVAGQVGVRTEKAVAGKEIPDFLSSGTIKGDKVINKAEEHLGKIEELMIDLENGRVAYAVLSFGGFLGMGDKFFAIPWQALQLKVHKHAFVLDVPKETLEKAEGFDKDNWPITNREWLSTMYGYYGYEPYWQWERERIESRPGNI from the coding sequence ATGGAAAGTAGAGATAACCCGCAATTTTTGTCGGCACACACCATAAAGAAAGATAATGTAGTCAACAGGGCGGGAGAGGATCTTGGGAAAATTGAAGAATTAATGATTGACCTTCAGGACGGAAGTATAGCGTATGCAGTGCTTTCTTTTGGCGGATTTCTGGGTATGGGTAATAAGCTTTTCGCACTTCCCTGGAAAACGCTGTCGTTGAAGGTACATGAGCATGCCTTCGTACTTAACGTCGACAAAGAAGTGCTGGAGCAGGCAGAAGGTTTTGATAAGGACAAATGGCCATTAACAGACCGGGAATGGCTCTCCAAGACGTACGCTTACTACGGATACGAACCTTACTGGCATCCCGGAGTGGCGGGACAGGTCGGAGTAAGGACAGAAAAGGCAGTAGCAGGTAAAGAAATTCCGGATTTTTTGTCATCAGGCACGATAAAAGGGGATAAAGTCATCAATAAGGCCGAAGAGCACCTCGGGAAAATCGAGGAGTTAATGATTGACCTTGAAAATGGTAGAGTCGCGTACGCAGTGCTTTCTTTTGGCGGGTTCCTGGGCATGGGTGACAAATTCTTTGCTATTCCCTGGCAGGCCCTTCAACTAAAAGTGCATAAACACGCCTTCGTACTTGATGTGCCTAAAGAAACCCTGGAAAAAGCAGAGGGCTTTGATAAAGATAACTGGCCTATAACTAACCGTGAGTGGCTTTCCACTATGTATGGCTACTACGGATACGAGCCATACTGGCAGTGGGAACGAGAACGAATCGAGAGCCGGCCAGGCAACATTTAA